The Nocardia arthritidis genome has a window encoding:
- a CDS encoding M1 family metallopeptidase: MVVAMKWWSGPLAVGMVGALGLTSAAVAPMASADIANPFVGAPGLGDPYYPLDGNGGYDVRHYDIGIDYDPPSHLLTGTARIDAVATQALGAFNLDFAGPQVRTVSVNNLPATFDRNGEHELTISPALPLLPGLPFTVTVEYSGTAADTQGEGWTYSSGGGAFAAGEPHSAATWYPLNDTPLDKATFTLHATVPAAWEVMSNGVRTQDAVENDRRTVTWETHQPTIGYLTTIAIDKFDFLEQRRANGTPLLSAFAPNAGRTRALEERLPEVLDFIESLYGPYPFDAAGGIFVDTDLKFSLETQTRPIYAPWVDLDTVVHEVTHQWWGDSLSVRQWSDVCLNECFASYTADYLWPEHKDGKDVDAEYRSTIEKYGNDQRFWDIALAAPGVGNEFTSVYYRGPLFLHALRKRLGDDVFFSAVREFNAAHAYGNASMPEFRAFLQTKSATDLTGFLAAWLDGTTRPPDEFLYPDALRG, translated from the coding sequence GTGGTCGTCGCGATGAAATGGTGGTCCGGCCCGTTGGCCGTCGGTATGGTGGGCGCGCTCGGGCTGACTTCCGCCGCCGTCGCACCGATGGCGAGCGCCGACATCGCCAATCCGTTCGTCGGCGCCCCCGGCCTCGGCGATCCCTACTATCCGCTCGACGGCAACGGCGGATATGACGTGCGGCACTACGACATCGGCATCGACTACGACCCGCCGAGCCACCTGCTCACCGGCACCGCCCGGATCGATGCGGTGGCGACGCAGGCGCTCGGGGCGTTCAACCTGGATTTCGCCGGACCGCAGGTGCGCACGGTCTCGGTGAACAACCTGCCCGCCACCTTCGATCGCAACGGCGAGCACGAGCTGACCATCTCACCCGCGCTGCCGCTGCTGCCCGGGCTGCCCTTCACGGTGACGGTCGAATACTCCGGGACAGCCGCCGACACCCAGGGCGAGGGGTGGACCTACTCGTCCGGCGGCGGCGCGTTCGCCGCCGGTGAGCCGCACAGCGCCGCCACCTGGTACCCGCTCAACGACACCCCTTTGGACAAGGCCACTTTCACGCTGCACGCCACCGTCCCCGCGGCATGGGAGGTGATGTCCAACGGGGTGCGCACCCAGGACGCGGTCGAGAACGACAGGCGGACGGTCACCTGGGAGACCCATCAGCCGACCATCGGCTATCTGACCACCATCGCCATCGATAAATTCGATTTCCTGGAGCAGCGGCGCGCCAACGGAACTCCGCTGTTGAGCGCCTTCGCGCCGAACGCCGGGCGGACGCGCGCACTGGAGGAGCGGCTGCCCGAGGTGCTCGACTTCATCGAAAGCCTTTACGGCCCTTATCCGTTCGATGCGGCGGGCGGAATTTTCGTCGACACCGATCTGAAGTTCTCGCTGGAAACCCAGACGCGGCCGATCTATGCGCCGTGGGTGGACCTGGACACCGTGGTCCACGAGGTGACGCATCAGTGGTGGGGCGATTCGCTCTCGGTGCGGCAGTGGTCCGATGTCTGCCTGAACGAATGCTTCGCCAGCTACACCGCCGACTATCTCTGGCCGGAACACAAGGACGGCAAGGATGTGGACGCCGAATATCGTTCCACCATCGAGAAATACGGCAACGACCAGAGGTTCTGGGACATCGCCCTCGCCGCACCGGGCGTCGGAAACGAATTCACCTCGGTCTATTACCGAGGCCCGCTCTTCCTGCACGCATTGCGCAAGCGCCTCGGTGACGACGTATTCTTCTCGGCCGTAAGGGAATTCAACGCCGCACATGCGTACGGCAATGCGTCGATGCCGGAGTTTCGCGCCTTTCTGCAGACGAAATCCGCGACGGATCTCACCGGATTCCTGGCGGCGTGGCTGGATGGCACGACTCGGCCGCCGGACGAGTTCCTCTATCCGGATGCGTTGCGCGGCTAG
- a CDS encoding LppU/SCO3897 family protein, whose protein sequence is MKFPGARLLARVVLALVAVAAVVVAVAGCSAEASKSDTAKAKVGDCINVIKASENDAKTEPVDCASDNALYKVAKTYDKKTDCPAPAVGYNETLKNNETVAYLCLAPNFKQGKCYADLGTTGWKLTDCTAKEATFKVVQRIDGKADELECGSNAEKFLTIEDPKTTFCMTRPA, encoded by the coding sequence GTGAAGTTTCCAGGAGCGAGGCTGCTGGCACGCGTCGTGCTCGCCCTCGTTGCGGTGGCCGCGGTAGTAGTCGCGGTGGCCGGATGTTCGGCCGAGGCAAGTAAGTCCGATACCGCCAAGGCGAAGGTCGGCGACTGCATCAACGTCATCAAGGCTTCGGAGAACGATGCGAAGACCGAGCCGGTCGATTGCGCGTCCGACAATGCCCTGTACAAGGTCGCGAAGACCTACGACAAGAAGACCGACTGCCCCGCGCCCGCCGTCGGCTACAACGAAACCCTGAAGAACAACGAGACGGTGGCCTACCTATGCCTGGCACCGAACTTCAAACAGGGCAAGTGCTATGCCGACCTCGGAACCACCGGCTGGAAACTGACCGACTGCACCGCGAAGGAAGCCACGTTCAAGGTGGTACAGCGCATCGACGGCAAGGCCGACGAACTGGAATGCGGTTCGAATGCCGAGAAGTTCCTGACCATCGAGGATCCGAAGACCACGTTCTGCATGACCAGGCCCGCCTGA
- a CDS encoding helicase-associated domain-containing protein has product MSAPDSLAGWLDARSDDQLVALLELRPDLAVPLPSSMTVLASRAEQRASVLRATDDLDTLDFAILETLAVHSITRPPGDTAPLARKQLHGQLKDRVGKAAIDASLTRLTDRALVWTDGDGLRMVPAAAEALPWPIGSATEVPDALTESEVVAALAEIAPAERNLLDKLAATGPRGRTRDAAPGTAPDRPVQQLLARRLLNWIDDETVELPITVGQVLRNEPVTHPNLLRPPTSDAVKHTPAEVNAVAAGEVGELLRHCGDIIDALGQLPAPALRAGGLGVRELRRVAKQTGIDEPRAGLLVELLAAAKLIEKGFPEPAPEFDSTDDFWAPTPAADAWLEQPPARRWVTIAQAWLELDRLPWMIGMRDTNDKPIAALSVELRNPVAPRDRRAILGLLAELPSGSAIDAAAIGRALAWRQPRWRRHFRMEAVRNTLAEAAAVGLIGRGALASAGRALVHGAAADAESEMATALPEPVDHVLVQADLTVIAPGPLTADLRQRVALVADIESAGAATVYRIGEGSVRRALDAGLTAAELHRLFATHSRTPVPQALTYLIDDVARRHGQLRAGMAQSFVRSDDPALLAEVLAAPVASALALRAIAPTVAIAQAPLGELLDQLRAAGFAPAGEDASGAIVDLRPRGARIAVRPNARQSYRPTPPSREQLELLVTELRAGERAASARQGQSVRTDGTRTSTAATLALLQLAARVRRSVNIGYVDAQGVATQRVVEPLKVGNGQLDALDPVTGAVRHFTLHRIASVALLE; this is encoded by the coding sequence ATGTCTGCCCCCGATTCCTTGGCCGGATGGCTCGACGCGCGCAGCGATGACCAGCTGGTGGCGCTGCTCGAACTCCGGCCCGATCTGGCGGTGCCGCTGCCGTCCTCGATGACGGTGCTCGCCTCCCGTGCCGAACAGCGCGCCTCGGTGCTGCGCGCCACCGACGATCTCGACACGCTCGATTTCGCCATCCTGGAAACGCTTGCGGTGCACAGCATTACCCGTCCGCCGGGCGATACAGCGCCGCTGGCGCGCAAACAACTGCACGGGCAGTTGAAGGACCGGGTCGGCAAGGCGGCGATCGACGCATCGCTCACCAGGCTCACCGATCGCGCGCTGGTCTGGACCGACGGTGACGGGCTGCGCATGGTTCCGGCGGCGGCCGAGGCGCTGCCGTGGCCGATCGGCAGCGCCACCGAGGTCCCCGACGCGCTCACCGAATCCGAGGTGGTGGCCGCGCTCGCGGAGATCGCCCCGGCCGAGCGCAATCTGCTCGACAAGTTGGCGGCCACCGGCCCGCGCGGCCGCACCAGGGATGCCGCACCCGGCACCGCGCCGGATCGCCCGGTACAGCAGCTGCTGGCCCGCCGCCTGCTGAACTGGATCGACGACGAGACGGTCGAGCTGCCGATCACCGTCGGTCAGGTGCTGCGCAACGAACCGGTCACCCACCCGAACCTGTTGCGCCCGCCGACATCCGATGCGGTGAAGCACACCCCGGCGGAGGTGAACGCCGTCGCGGCGGGCGAGGTCGGCGAGTTGCTGCGGCACTGCGGCGACATCATCGACGCGCTCGGTCAGCTGCCCGCGCCCGCGCTGCGGGCGGGTGGCCTCGGGGTGCGCGAGCTGCGCCGGGTCGCCAAGCAGACCGGTATCGATGAGCCGCGCGCCGGGCTGCTGGTCGAGCTGCTCGCGGCGGCCAAGCTGATCGAGAAGGGTTTCCCGGAACCGGCCCCGGAATTCGATTCCACCGACGATTTCTGGGCCCCGACACCCGCCGCCGATGCCTGGCTGGAGCAGCCACCGGCCCGGCGCTGGGTGACCATCGCCCAGGCCTGGCTGGAGTTGGACCGGCTTCCCTGGATGATCGGCATGCGCGATACCAACGACAAACCCATCGCGGCGCTGTCGGTGGAGCTGCGCAATCCGGTCGCGCCGAGGGACCGCCGCGCGATACTCGGGCTGCTTGCCGAATTGCCCTCCGGCAGCGCCATCGATGCCGCCGCGATCGGGCGGGCGCTCGCCTGGCGACAACCGCGCTGGCGCAGGCACTTTCGCATGGAGGCGGTGCGCAACACGCTGGCGGAGGCGGCCGCGGTCGGCCTGATCGGGCGCGGCGCGCTGGCCTCGGCGGGCCGCGCGCTGGTGCACGGCGCGGCCGCGGACGCCGAATCCGAGATGGCGACGGCGCTGCCGGAGCCGGTGGACCACGTGCTGGTGCAGGCGGATCTGACGGTTATCGCGCCCGGCCCGCTCACCGCCGACCTGCGGCAGCGGGTCGCGCTGGTGGCGGATATCGAATCGGCGGGCGCCGCAACAGTTTATCGGATCGGCGAGGGTTCGGTGCGGCGTGCCCTGGATGCCGGCCTCACCGCGGCGGAACTGCACCGGCTGTTCGCCACGCATTCGCGGACACCGGTACCGCAGGCGCTGACCTACCTCATCGATGACGTCGCCCGCCGCCACGGCCAGTTGCGGGCCGGGATGGCGCAATCATTCGTGCGCAGCGACGATCCGGCGCTGCTCGCCGAGGTGCTGGCCGCGCCGGTGGCGAGCGCGCTCGCGCTGCGGGCCATCGCGCCGACGGTGGCCATCGCGCAGGCGCCGCTCGGTGAACTGCTCGACCAATTGCGGGCGGCCGGATTCGCACCCGCGGGCGAGGACGCCTCGGGCGCCATCGTGGATCTGCGGCCGCGCGGTGCGCGAATCGCGGTGCGCCCCAACGCGAGACAGTCGTATCGGCCGACGCCGCCGAGCCGGGAACAGCTGGAACTGCTCGTCACCGAGCTGCGGGCGGGCGAACGGGCCGCGAGCGCCCGGCAGGGACAGTCGGTCCGCACCGACGGCACCCGCACCAGCACCGCGGCGACCCTGGCGCTGCTGCAGTTGGCCGCGCGGGTGCGGCGGTCGGTGAATATCGGCTACGTCGACGCACAGGGCGTCGCGACGCAGCGGGTGGTCGAGCCGTTGAAGGTCGGTAACGGGCAGCTCGATGCCCTGGACCCGGTGACCGGCGCGGTCCGGCACTTCACACTGCACCGGATCGCGTCGGTCGCCCTGTTGGAATGA
- a CDS encoding resuscitation-promoting factor Rpf1 domain-containing protein, whose protein sequence is MSGRHRKPTNTGRTVAKVAVTGAIFGTAGMALAGNASAAADSDWDRLAQCEAGGNWGIDTGNGFKGGLQFTQSTWNAHGGQEYATTASQASREQQIAVAEKVLASQGWGAWPSCSSRLGLSSGPTPRTAPAGQTPRWSPEAPQTQAAPDQSQQIFSAVDRAIEVVQSQGVQVPKEALDFINTAKANNVKLDPNIVNFYEANKGLLPQ, encoded by the coding sequence ATGAGTGGACGCCATCGCAAGCCAACCAACACCGGGCGCACCGTAGCCAAGGTCGCCGTCACCGGCGCCATCTTCGGCACCGCGGGAATGGCCCTCGCTGGAAACGCCAGCGCGGCAGCCGACTCGGATTGGGATCGTCTCGCCCAGTGTGAAGCGGGCGGCAACTGGGGTATCGACACCGGTAACGGGTTCAAGGGCGGTCTGCAGTTCACGCAGAGCACCTGGAACGCGCACGGTGGCCAGGAATACGCCACCACCGCCAGCCAGGCCTCCCGCGAACAGCAGATCGCGGTCGCCGAAAAGGTGCTCGCCTCGCAGGGCTGGGGCGCTTGGCCCTCCTGCTCCTCTCGTCTCGGCCTCAGCAGCGGCCCGACGCCGCGCACGGCCCCCGCGGGTCAGACCCCGCGCTGGAGCCCGGAGGCCCCGCAGACCCAGGCCGCACCCGACCAGAGCCAGCAGATCTTCTCCGCGGTGGACCGCGCCATCGAGGTCGTGCAGAGCCAGGGCGTTCAGGTGCCCAAGGAAGCGCTCGACTTCATCAACACCGCCAAGGCGAACAACGTCAAGTTGGATCCCAACATCGTGAACTTCTACGAGGCCAACAAGGGGCTGCTCCCCCAGTAA
- a CDS encoding cold-shock protein, translated as MPTGRVKWYDVEKGFGFLSQDEGEDVYVRSSALPDGVEGLKPGQRVEFGMAAGRRGPQALSLKLLEAPPSVRQGQERERGGRGKEPSHPRKTPDELHGLVEDMITLLETKVQPDLRKGKYPDRKTAQRISEVVRAVARELDH; from the coding sequence GTGCCGACCGGCAGGGTGAAGTGGTACGACGTCGAAAAGGGCTTCGGCTTCCTTTCCCAGGACGAGGGTGAGGACGTCTATGTCCGCTCGTCCGCGCTGCCCGATGGTGTCGAGGGCCTCAAGCCCGGTCAGCGCGTCGAATTCGGGATGGCCGCCGGTCGTCGCGGTCCGCAGGCGCTGAGCCTGAAGTTGCTGGAGGCGCCGCCGTCGGTGCGGCAGGGTCAGGAGCGGGAGCGCGGCGGTCGTGGCAAGGAGCCGTCGCATCCGCGCAAGACGCCGGACGAGCTGCACGGGCTGGTCGAGGACATGATCACCCTGCTGGAGACGAAGGTGCAGCCGGATCTGCGCAAGGGCAAGTACCCGGATCGCAAGACGGCACAGCGCATTTCGGAGGTCGTCCGGGCCGTCGCGCGCGAACTCGACCACTGA
- a CDS encoding DUF2771 domain-containing protein, translating to MTKPSARTVAALIAAALLVFVVAFVGVLVVLVKRAPEKDPAITAYAHGRTVTVDPYVYCTVKLEDCRYGETVQLDVPSGYPLQLSLPKRIADAPWLAQLVYELPNHDRIDRVINHTNYPAGALAVTIPSHPEPQLRLVGVEFQLPILARDKDTGRELYIPHAAWSISTAS from the coding sequence GTGACGAAGCCGAGCGCCCGCACCGTCGCCGCACTGATCGCCGCCGCACTGCTGGTCTTCGTCGTCGCCTTCGTCGGCGTGCTGGTGGTGCTCGTCAAGCGCGCGCCGGAAAAGGATCCGGCGATCACCGCGTACGCGCACGGCCGCACGGTCACCGTCGATCCGTACGTGTACTGCACCGTAAAGCTGGAGGACTGCCGCTACGGCGAAACCGTCCAGCTCGATGTGCCGAGCGGTTATCCGCTGCAGCTCTCCCTGCCCAAGCGGATCGCCGACGCGCCATGGCTGGCCCAACTGGTGTACGAGCTGCCGAATCACGACCGGATAGACCGGGTGATCAATCACACCAACTATCCGGCGGGCGCGCTGGCGGTGACCATCCCGTCGCATCCGGAACCACAGCTACGCCTGGTCGGTGTCGAGTTCCAGCTGCCAATTCTGGCGCGGGACAAGGACACTGGGCGTGAGCTGTACATTCCGCACGCGGCCTGGTCGATCAGCACCGCGAGCTGA
- a CDS encoding MFS transporter, with protein sequence MTTPREPSGPGRDWWDGEETPPIQRHPGYDHYPPPNVARRTDPRKPPDTKRLPIDHNDDSAETEPHRTPRRVFPHMDPSNRAEPPGHGPRQLEPPEPEPPVSADQPPGTQRVPRKLTVTRVAAMRSRELTERGIATFKRAAEANGADKSGLTALTYATMANFALDAAIGVALANTLFFSAASAESKGKVALYLLITIAPFAVIAPLIGPLLDRLQRGRRLALATSFAARAGVATLLLISFNTWALYPLALGMMIGSKSFSVLKSAVTPRVLPPEIDLVRTNSRLTVFGLVGGTIGAGAIAALAAAIAKSPGALVFAILIAITGAYLSLRIPRWVEVTEGEVPATIGYHGEDEHTAVLRPGQESVVPARKRRQPLGRAVVTGLWGNSAIRVLTGFLTFYVAFVAKSTEHRPLQQAAMLGVVGAAAGIGNFLGNAGGARLKLGKPALIVLGCTAACTLVTLFATFADSLLGAALATFVAAGGSALAKVSLDASIQDDLPPESIASGFGRSETVLQLSWVVGGAGGVLLPTDYWKGFAVVSAILVVGLIQTFVSYRGHSLLPGLGGNRPQHAEQEVPHHEPAHPAARRADQHPHRGIGDPVSE encoded by the coding sequence GTGACTACTCCTCGCGAACCCTCCGGTCCCGGCCGTGACTGGTGGGACGGCGAGGAGACACCGCCGATTCAACGGCACCCCGGCTATGACCATTACCCGCCACCGAACGTCGCGCGCCGAACGGATCCACGCAAGCCGCCGGACACCAAGCGGCTCCCGATCGACCACAATGACGACAGCGCCGAAACCGAACCGCACCGGACGCCGCGCCGTGTCTTTCCGCATATGGATCCATCGAATCGCGCCGAACCGCCGGGTCACGGACCGCGACAGCTCGAACCACCCGAACCGGAACCTCCGGTGTCGGCGGACCAACCGCCGGGCACCCAGCGCGTACCGCGCAAGCTGACGGTCACCCGGGTGGCCGCCATGCGCAGCCGGGAACTCACCGAACGCGGCATCGCCACGTTCAAGCGGGCCGCCGAGGCCAACGGCGCCGACAAATCCGGCCTGACCGCGCTCACCTACGCGACCATGGCGAATTTCGCGCTGGACGCCGCGATCGGCGTCGCGCTGGCCAATACCCTTTTCTTTTCCGCGGCATCGGCGGAGAGCAAGGGCAAGGTTGCGCTGTATCTGCTGATCACCATCGCGCCGTTCGCGGTGATCGCCCCGCTGATCGGCCCGCTGCTCGACCGGCTGCAGCGCGGCCGCAGGCTGGCGCTGGCCACCTCGTTCGCGGCGCGCGCCGGGGTGGCGACGCTGCTGCTCATCAGCTTCAACACCTGGGCGCTGTATCCGCTCGCGCTCGGCATGATGATCGGCAGTAAATCCTTCTCGGTGCTCAAGAGCGCGGTGACGCCGCGGGTACTGCCACCGGAGATCGATCTGGTCCGCACCAATTCCCGGCTGACGGTGTTCGGCCTGGTGGGCGGCACCATCGGGGCGGGGGCGATCGCGGCGCTCGCCGCGGCGATCGCGAAATCGCCCGGCGCGCTGGTCTTCGCGATCCTGATCGCGATCACTGGAGCGTATTTGAGCCTGCGCATTCCACGCTGGGTCGAGGTGACCGAGGGCGAGGTGCCCGCGACCATCGGCTATCACGGCGAGGACGAACACACCGCCGTGCTGCGCCCCGGCCAGGAATCGGTGGTGCCCGCGCGTAAACGCAGGCAGCCGCTGGGCCGGGCGGTGGTCACCGGATTGTGGGGGAACAGCGCGATCCGGGTGCTCACCGGATTTCTCACCTTCTATGTGGCATTCGTCGCCAAGTCGACCGAGCATCGCCCGCTGCAACAGGCCGCCATGCTCGGCGTGGTCGGCGCGGCCGCGGGCATCGGCAATTTCCTGGGCAACGCGGGCGGGGCGCGACTCAAGCTGGGTAAACCCGCGCTGATCGTGCTCGGCTGCACCGCTGCCTGCACGCTGGTGACGCTGTTCGCCACCTTCGCCGACAGCCTGCTCGGCGCGGCGCTGGCCACCTTCGTCGCCGCGGGCGGCAGCGCGCTGGCCAAGGTTTCGCTGGACGCCTCGATCCAGGACGACCTGCCGCCGGAGTCGATCGCCTCCGGTTTCGGGCGCTCCGAAACGGTGCTGCAGCTGAGTTGGGTGGTGGGCGGCGCAGGCGGCGTACTGTTGCCGACCGACTACTGGAAAGGGTTCGCCGTGGTATCGGCGATACTCGTAGTCGGCCTGATCCAGACATTTGTCAGCTATCGCGGCCACTCCCTGTTGCCCGGCCTCGGCGGCAACCGCCCGCAGCACGCGGAACAGGAAGTGCCGCACCACGAACCGGCGCATCCCGCGGCCCGCCGCGCGGATCAGCACCCCCACCGAGGCATAGGAGATCCCGTCAGTGAGTGA
- a CDS encoding glutaminyl-peptide cyclotransferase: MERTRRSLAVTVLVAVLATGGCGGSDDATPRLKVQVVGTRPHDPRAFTEGLEIDGATLYESSGLAGQSNVRATDFATGTETARADLPAPLFGEGLTRAGATLWQLTWQDHIAIARDPVTLAERTRVAYDGEGWGLCFRAGRLVMSDGTGKLTFRDPGTFAITGSVTLTSHQQARLNELDCAADGSVYANDWPTDNILRIDPDTGAVLAIIDASKLLPPTARVGLDALNGIAQIPGTDRFLLTGKLWPTSFEVRFVAE; encoded by the coding sequence ATGGAACGCACTCGGCGTTCGTTGGCCGTCACAGTCCTCGTCGCCGTGCTCGCGACCGGCGGCTGCGGCGGTTCGGACGACGCGACTCCGCGGCTGAAAGTTCAGGTCGTCGGCACCAGGCCGCACGACCCGAGGGCGTTCACCGAGGGCCTGGAGATCGACGGCGCGACCTTGTACGAAAGCTCCGGGTTGGCGGGCCAATCGAATGTGCGGGCCACCGATTTCGCGACCGGCACCGAAACCGCCCGAGCCGACCTACCCGCGCCTCTGTTCGGTGAGGGCCTGACCCGCGCCGGCGCCACCCTGTGGCAGCTGACCTGGCAGGACCACATCGCCATCGCCAGGGATCCGGTGACGCTGGCCGAACGGACCCGCGTCGCCTACGACGGCGAGGGCTGGGGCCTATGTTTTCGCGCGGGCAGGCTGGTGATGAGCGACGGCACCGGCAAGCTCACCTTCCGCGATCCCGGCACCTTCGCGATCACCGGTTCGGTAACCCTGACCAGCCACCAGCAGGCCCGTCTCAACGAACTCGATTGCGCCGCGGACGGTTCCGTGTACGCCAACGACTGGCCCACCGACAACATCCTGCGCATCGATCCGGATACCGGCGCGGTGCTCGCGATCATCGATGCGAGCAAGCTGCTCCCGCCGACGGCCCGGGTCGGCCTGGACGCGCTCAACGGCATCGCCCAGATCCCCGGCACCGATCGCTTCCTGCTGACCGGCAAATTGTGGCCGACCAGCTTCGAGGTTCGATTCGTCGCCGAATGA